Proteins encoded together in one Lathyrus oleraceus cultivar Zhongwan6 chromosome 5, CAAS_Psat_ZW6_1.0, whole genome shotgun sequence window:
- the LOC127082845 gene encoding transcription factor TGA1 isoform X1: MNSPQFVSSRRMSVYDPIHQINMWGEGFKSNGNLSASMPLIDEADLKFDSSQSEDVSHSILGTSNKYDQEASRPIDKIQRRLAQNREAARKSRLRKKAYVQQLESSRLKLVQLEQELERVRQQGMYMGGGLDSNSMCFVGPMNSGIAAFEMEYGHWVDEQNRQISEMRIALNAHISDIELRILVDGMMNHYTEIYRMKSAAAKADVFYVMSGMWKTTAERFFLWIGGFRPSELLKILGPMIEPLTEQQRLDIDNLGQSCQQAEDALSQGMEKLRQTLADSVAAGQFMEGTYIPQMASAMERLDALVSFVNQADHLRQETLQQMSRILTTRQSARCLLALGEYFQRLRALSSLWSNRPREPA, from the exons ATGAATTCGCCGCAGTTTGTTTCGTCGAGGAGGATGAGTGTGTATGATCCTATCCATCAGATTAATATGTGGGGAGAAGGATTCAAAAGTAACGGGAATTTAAGCGCGTCCATGCCGTTGATCGATGAGGCGGATTTGAAATTTGATAGTAGTCAG TCAGAGGATGTTTCTCATAGTATACTTGGAACATCTAACAAGTATGATCAAGAAGCTAGTAGGCCGATTGATAAG ATACAAAGGCGTCTTGCACAGAATCGAGAGGCTGCTCGCAAGAGTCGTTTGCGGAAAAAG GCTTATGTGCAACAGTTAGAATCAAGCCGTTTGAAGTTGGTGCAGTTGGAGCAAGAGCTCGAACGTGTAAGACAGCAG GGAATGTATATGGGTGGCGGGTTGGATTCGAATAGTATGTGTTTTGTTGGGCCTATGAATTCAG GAATTGCAGCCTTTGAGATGGAGTATGGACATTGGGTTGATGAGCAAAACCGGCAAATCTCAGAAATGAGAATTGCTTTAAACGCGCATATTAGTGACATAGAGCTCAGGATACTGGTAGATGGTATGATGAACCACTATACTGAAATCTATCGCATGAAATCCGCGGCCGCAAAAGCTGATGTTTTTTATGTGATGTCCGGAATGTGGAAAACAACAGCAGAAAGGTTTTTCTTGTGGATCGGTGGCTTTCGCCCTTCTGAGCTTCTCAAG ATTCTTGGTCCAATGATTGAACCATTGACAGAGCAACAACGGTTGGATATCGACAACCTTGGACAATCGTGTCAACAAGCGGAAGACGCCCTTTCGCAAGGCATGGAGAAACTCCGGCAAACACTCGCGGATAGCGTAGCAGCTGGACAATTCATGGAAGGAACTTATATTCCACAAATGGCTTCTGCTATGGAGAGGTTAGACGCTCTCGTAAGCTTTGTGAATCAG GCCGACCATCTTCGGCAGGAAACCCTACAGCAAATGTCGCGAATACTTACAACCCGTCAGTCAGCTCGGTGCTTGCTGGCTTTGGGAGAATATTTCCAACGCCTGAGAGCTTTGAGCTCACTATGGTCTAATCGACCACGCGAACCAGCTTAG
- the LOC127082845 gene encoding transcription factor TGA1 isoform X2, whose amino-acid sequence MNSPQFVSSRRMSVYDPIHQINMWGEGFKSNGNLSASMPLIDEADLKFDSSQSEDVSHSILGTSNKYDQEASRPIDKIQRRLAQNREAARKSRLRKKAYVQQLESSRLKLVQLEQELERVRQQGMYMGGGLDSNSMCFVGPMNSAFEMEYGHWVDEQNRQISEMRIALNAHISDIELRILVDGMMNHYTEIYRMKSAAAKADVFYVMSGMWKTTAERFFLWIGGFRPSELLKILGPMIEPLTEQQRLDIDNLGQSCQQAEDALSQGMEKLRQTLADSVAAGQFMEGTYIPQMASAMERLDALVSFVNQADHLRQETLQQMSRILTTRQSARCLLALGEYFQRLRALSSLWSNRPREPA is encoded by the exons ATGAATTCGCCGCAGTTTGTTTCGTCGAGGAGGATGAGTGTGTATGATCCTATCCATCAGATTAATATGTGGGGAGAAGGATTCAAAAGTAACGGGAATTTAAGCGCGTCCATGCCGTTGATCGATGAGGCGGATTTGAAATTTGATAGTAGTCAG TCAGAGGATGTTTCTCATAGTATACTTGGAACATCTAACAAGTATGATCAAGAAGCTAGTAGGCCGATTGATAAG ATACAAAGGCGTCTTGCACAGAATCGAGAGGCTGCTCGCAAGAGTCGTTTGCGGAAAAAG GCTTATGTGCAACAGTTAGAATCAAGCCGTTTGAAGTTGGTGCAGTTGGAGCAAGAGCTCGAACGTGTAAGACAGCAG GGAATGTATATGGGTGGCGGGTTGGATTCGAATAGTATGTGTTTTGTTGGGCCTATGAATTCAG CCTTTGAGATGGAGTATGGACATTGGGTTGATGAGCAAAACCGGCAAATCTCAGAAATGAGAATTGCTTTAAACGCGCATATTAGTGACATAGAGCTCAGGATACTGGTAGATGGTATGATGAACCACTATACTGAAATCTATCGCATGAAATCCGCGGCCGCAAAAGCTGATGTTTTTTATGTGATGTCCGGAATGTGGAAAACAACAGCAGAAAGGTTTTTCTTGTGGATCGGTGGCTTTCGCCCTTCTGAGCTTCTCAAG ATTCTTGGTCCAATGATTGAACCATTGACAGAGCAACAACGGTTGGATATCGACAACCTTGGACAATCGTGTCAACAAGCGGAAGACGCCCTTTCGCAAGGCATGGAGAAACTCCGGCAAACACTCGCGGATAGCGTAGCAGCTGGACAATTCATGGAAGGAACTTATATTCCACAAATGGCTTCTGCTATGGAGAGGTTAGACGCTCTCGTAAGCTTTGTGAATCAG GCCGACCATCTTCGGCAGGAAACCCTACAGCAAATGTCGCGAATACTTACAACCCGTCAGTCAGCTCGGTGCTTGCTGGCTTTGGGAGAATATTTCCAACGCCTGAGAGCTTTGAGCTCACTATGGTCTAATCGACCACGCGAACCAGCTTAG